ttcaaatggAATTGCTCTCGCTTcctctcccactctctctctctctctggtccACGTGTCATATACTTACTGTAGTACATGTTGCCGAGCTGCAGCTGCCCGTCGACCCAGCCCTGGTCGGCCGCCTTCGCAAAGTACTTGAGCGCCTTGCCCGTGTCCTTCCGGACGCCCTTGCCGTGCAGGTACATGATGCCGAGCCCGCTCTGCCCAACCGGGTTGCCCAGGTCGGCCGCCTTCTTGAAGTACTTGAAGGCGGTCTCGTTGTCCGCCTTAATGTTGTCGCTGCCCTCGAGATAGATCTTGCCGAGGAACGCCATCGCCACCGCATTGCCCGCGTTCGCCGCCTGGCTGAAGTACTGCAGCGCCCGCTGGTGGTCGAGCGGTATGCCCCGGCCGCCCTGGTAGTGCAGCTGGCCGAGCCCGACCTGCGCCTGCACGTCGCCCTTGTCCGCCAGCAGCTGGTAGTAGTCGATCAGATCGTTGTCGAGGATGCCCGAGCTCGGCCCGGAGTTGTCCACCTCGTCCAGCAGCCGGATGCGGTGCACCGCCGCCCCGCCACTGAACGTCACCTGGGACGCCACCTTGGTCGCCACCTTGCGGTAGTAGTCGAGGGCGGTTTCGCAGCTGTTCGGCACGCCCACGCCCGCCCAGTACCGGTAGCCGAGCGCCATCTGGGCCCAGGAGTTTTCGCCGGCCGCCGCGAGCGTGTAGTAGAGCAGCGCCTTCGCCTGGCTCACGTTGAACCCGATGCCGGCCGAGTACATGAAGCCGAGCCCCATCTGCGCGTCCGGCAGCCCGTCCGCGGCCAGCTCGAGAAAGGTGCGCTTGGCCGACTCGATGTCGAGCGGGACCGGATTGCCGAGCAGCTGGGCCCACGCGACGTGGCTGCGGGCGAGCGGGTGGCCCTTGCCGGCCGCCTCCACCATCAGCTTGTGGCCGAGCAGGCGGTCCACCTTCGTCCGGTTCAGCACGCCGATCGCATGCTCGTAAATCTGCTGCGCCTCGACCGCCTCCTCGCTCGGCTGCCCGGCCGCACTGCCCGGGCCCAGCCCCTGCGCCCCCGCCTCcgcctcctgctgctgctcgatctcCTCGATCTCGGTCACGATGTTCTGGATCAGGCGCTTCTGCACCTCCAGTATGTCGTACAGCACGGCCGGTATCTTCTTGTTGTCCTTCTCCTTGCTGAAATCCGTTATCTGCACCAGCTTGATCGTGTCCAGGTCCAGTTTCTCCcacggatgctgctgctgctgctgctgctgctccgcgTCGCCCTTGCGCTCCTCCCCGCCGAGCCCGTCGATCAAACCTTCGGCCGCTTTGCGCTGCTGGTTGGTGCCGGACGGCACCGGACTCTCCACCCGCTCGCCCGTCGGCGGTGTTGCCGTCGGCTGCGCTTTACCGTCCTCCCCGCCAGCGTTTTCCTCCTGCTGGCCGGGCGTTGCCGCTTTCAGCGGCACCTTGTCCACGTTCGTCCCATCCGCTCCGCTCGCCACGGCCGTGACCGtgacaagcagcagcagaagcagcgcCGGAAAGGTACGGCACCTGCCACCACCGAGCCACATCATGCTTCGTTCTCCCGCgaccccctccctccctcctcaCGGTTGGATGCTGCTCACACTAGCCCCAGAgcccccgcacacacacacagagattgCACCCGGCTGGTTCGATCCTTTCCAGCAGCGCGTATGTGTGGGATTGGC
The Anopheles arabiensis isolate DONGOLA chromosome X, AaraD3, whole genome shotgun sequence DNA segment above includes these coding regions:
- the LOC120905460 gene encoding protein sel-1 homolog 1 codes for the protein MMWLGGGRCRTFPALLLLLLVTVTAVASGADGTNVDKVPLKAATPGQQEENAGGEDGKAQPTATPPTGERVESPVPSGTNQQRKAAEGLIDGLGGEERKGDAEQQQQQQQHPWEKLDLDTIKLVQITDFSKEKDNKKIPAVLYDILEVQKRLIQNIVTEIEEIEQQQEAEAGAQGLGPGSAAGQPSEEAVEAQQIYEHAIGVLNRTKVDRLLGHKLMVEAAGKGHPLARSHVAWAQLLGNPVPLDIESAKRTFLELAADGLPDAQMGLGFMYSAGIGFNVSQAKALLYYTLAAAGENSWAQMALGYRYWAGVGVPNSCETALDYYRKVATKVASQVTFSGGAAVHRIRLLDEVDNSGPSSGILDNDLIDYYQLLADKGDVQAQVGLGQLHYQGGRGIPLDHQRALQYFSQAANAGNAVAMAFLGKIYLEGSDNIKADNETAFKYFKKAADLGNPVGQSGLGIMYLHGKGVRKDTGKALKYFAKAADQGWVDGQLQLGNMYYSGIGVQRDFKLAIKYFSLASQSGHVLAFYNLGQMHAIGLGMIRSCPTAVELFKNVAERGKWADRLMSGYQDYRSYRFEESFMQYALLSEMGYEVAQSNAGFLLDREEVNLFKDRGEELVRALQYWGRAAAQGYSAAQVKLGDYHYYGMGTLIDYEMAASHYRMASEQQNNAQAMFNLGYMHEQGLGMKKDIHLAKRCYDLAADSSVDAKVPVTLALIKLQLLFKLESLKETPLKIIFNLDENIASNWDLYLITVITILCGAVLYFRRPVPRAPPAPNQTGAATSTGGSSQQAPPSPARTDRDDAPATSAAPSGSTGEQEHRAAASARNATAENRANRNTEPADATLNENVE